One Streptomyces sp. R28 DNA window includes the following coding sequences:
- a CDS encoding GNAT family N-acetyltransferase, whose translation MGMSVTISAATEQDAEQIFRLQYLCFQSEAALYGNYRIDPLVQTLDSVRAEVAADCVFVARLGEEVVGSVRGSVTADGAAAIGKLCVHPRLQGHGIGARLLRAAESALADERGATKFRLFTGHRSEGNLRLYRKVGYEAVGTSKGADGVPMIVLEKPAGTYATTA comes from the coding sequence ATGGGCATGAGCGTGACCATCTCTGCGGCGACCGAGCAGGACGCGGAGCAGATCTTCAGGCTGCAGTACCTGTGCTTCCAGAGCGAGGCAGCGCTGTACGGGAACTACCGCATCGACCCGCTGGTCCAAACCCTGGACTCGGTGCGTGCGGAGGTCGCCGCGGACTGCGTCTTCGTGGCGCGGCTCGGCGAGGAGGTCGTCGGCTCGGTCCGCGGCAGTGTCACCGCCGACGGCGCCGCCGCCATCGGCAAGCTCTGCGTCCACCCCCGCCTCCAGGGCCACGGCATCGGCGCCCGTCTGCTCCGCGCGGCCGAGTCCGCCCTGGCGGACGAGCGGGGCGCCACGAAGTTCCGCCTCTTCACCGGCCACCGCAGCGAGGGCAACCTGCGGCTGTACCGCAAGGTCGGCTACGAGGCGGTGGGCACGTCGAAGGGGGCGGACGGGGTCCCGATGATCGTCCTGGAGAAGCCGGCGGGGACCTACGCCACTACTGCTTGA
- a CDS encoding L,D-transpeptidase: MRPGVVALASASLLVLGAAPGEGPPRPLPARMADTGGGSQLITAVAPRTGSTSGTLTWWDRVDGQWVKAGSAPARFGAKGLVEGTRRKQSTNTTPTGLYGLPYAFGIEAAPPGTTYEYRRVNRDSWWCQDNDSRAYNRWTEPRPAHCRAAEAEHLVSYGARYSYALVIGFNYERPVKGRGAGIFLHVNGGGATAGCVSVPRAAMKRILDWADPGRGPHLAIGTASGSTAITRY; encoded by the coding sequence ATGCGCCCCGGTGTCGTCGCCCTCGCGTCCGCGTCCCTCCTCGTGCTCGGCGCCGCGCCGGGCGAGGGACCGCCACGACCGCTGCCCGCGCGCATGGCCGACACCGGGGGCGGCTCCCAGCTGATCACCGCGGTGGCACCGAGGACCGGCTCGACGTCGGGGACTCTCACCTGGTGGGATCGCGTCGACGGGCAGTGGGTGAAGGCCGGTTCGGCGCCGGCCCGCTTCGGGGCGAAGGGTCTCGTCGAGGGGACCAGGCGCAAGCAGAGCACGAACACGACGCCCACGGGGCTGTACGGGCTGCCGTACGCCTTCGGCATCGAGGCGGCACCGCCCGGTACGACGTACGAGTACCGCCGTGTCAACCGGGACTCCTGGTGGTGCCAGGACAACGACTCCCGTGCCTACAACCGCTGGACCGAGCCGCGCCCCGCGCACTGCCGCGCGGCGGAGGCCGAGCACCTCGTCAGCTACGGGGCAAGGTACTCGTACGCGCTGGTCATCGGGTTCAACTACGAGCGTCCGGTGAAGGGGCGAGGCGCCGGGATCTTCCTGCATGTCAACGGGGGTGGGGCGACGGCCGGTTGTGTGTCGGTGCCGCGGGCGGCGATGAAGCGCATCCTCGACTGGGCCGATCCCGGGCGCGGACCGCACCTCGCGATCGGGACGGCGAGCGGCAGCACGGCGATCACCCGGTACTGA
- the argH gene encoding argininosuccinate lyase, giving the protein MSSNSGDVRLWGGRFADGPAEALAKLSASVHFDWRLAPYDIAGSRAHARVLHKAGLLTQDELTRMIAGLDQLEADVADGSFVGTIADEDVHTALERGLLERLGPDLGGKLRAGRSRNDQVATLFRMYLRDHARVIGGLIADLQDALIGLAEAHPDVAMPGRTHLQHAQPVLFAHHVLAHVQSLSRDAERLRQWDERTAVSPYGSGALAGSSLGLDPESVAKDLGFEHGSVANSIDGTASRDFVAEFAFITAMIGVNLSRIAEEVIIWNTKEFSFVTLHDAFSTGSSIMPQKKNPDIAELARGKSGRLIGNLTGLMATLKALPLAYNRDLQEDKEPVFDSCDQLEVLLPAFTGMMATLTVNRERMEELAPAGFSLATDIAEWLVKQGVPFRVAHEVAGECVKVAESEGKELDGLTDEQFAKISAHLTPEVRSVLNVPGALASRNGRGGTAPSAVAVQLADVKQDVAAQHEWATAKN; this is encoded by the coding sequence GTGAGCAGCAACAGCGGTGACGTCCGGCTCTGGGGCGGCCGTTTCGCCGACGGTCCCGCCGAGGCCCTGGCCAAGCTGTCCGCGTCCGTCCACTTCGACTGGCGGCTGGCCCCCTACGACATCGCCGGTTCGCGTGCCCACGCGCGCGTGCTGCACAAGGCGGGGCTGCTCACGCAGGACGAGCTGACCCGCATGATCGCCGGGCTCGACCAACTGGAGGCGGACGTCGCCGACGGCTCCTTCGTGGGCACGATCGCCGACGAGGACGTCCACACCGCCCTGGAGCGGGGCCTGCTGGAGCGCCTCGGCCCGGACCTGGGCGGCAAGCTGCGCGCCGGCCGGTCCCGGAACGACCAGGTGGCCACCCTCTTCCGGATGTACCTCCGCGACCACGCCCGCGTCATCGGCGGCCTGATCGCCGACCTCCAGGACGCGCTGATCGGCCTGGCCGAGGCCCACCCGGACGTGGCGATGCCCGGCCGCACCCACCTCCAGCATGCCCAGCCGGTGCTCTTCGCCCACCACGTCCTGGCCCACGTCCAGTCGCTGTCCCGGGACGCGGAGCGGCTGCGGCAGTGGGACGAGCGCACGGCCGTCTCGCCGTACGGCTCCGGCGCCCTGGCGGGTTCCTCCCTCGGTCTGGACCCGGAGTCGGTGGCGAAGGACCTCGGCTTCGAGCACGGGTCCGTCGCCAACTCGATCGACGGTACGGCGTCCCGCGACTTCGTCGCCGAGTTCGCCTTCATCACCGCGATGATCGGCGTGAACCTCTCCCGGATCGCCGAGGAGGTCATCATCTGGAACACGAAGGAGTTCTCCTTCGTGACCCTGCACGACGCCTTCTCCACGGGCTCGTCGATCATGCCGCAGAAGAAGAACCCGGACATCGCGGAGCTGGCGCGCGGCAAGAGCGGCCGGCTGATCGGCAACCTGACGGGCCTGATGGCCACGCTCAAGGCCCTGCCCCTCGCCTACAACCGCGACCTCCAGGAGGACAAGGAGCCGGTCTTCGACTCCTGCGACCAGCTGGAGGTCCTGCTCCCCGCCTTCACCGGCATGATGGCCACCCTCACCGTCAACCGCGAGCGCATGGAGGAACTGGCCCCGGCCGGCTTCTCCCTCGCCACCGACATCGCCGAGTGGCTCGTCAAGCAGGGCGTCCCCTTCCGCGTCGCCCACGAGGTCGCCGGCGAGTGCGTCAAGGTCGCCGAGTCCGAGGGCAAGGAGCTGGACGGCTTGACGGACGAGCAGTTCGCGAAGATCTCGGCCCACCTGACGCCGGAGGTCCGGTCGGTGCTCAACGTTCCCGGTGCGCTGGCCTCCCGCAACGGCCGGGGTGGCACGGCCCCGAGCGCGGTGGCGGTCCAACTGGCCGACGTGAAGCAGGACGTGGCGGCTCAGCATGAGTGGGCGACTGCCAAGAACTAG
- a CDS encoding ferric reductase-like transmembrane domain-containing protein, protein MTTTLAGGRAARRQTMRRIRPRRSPAVPLVIALWAGAAAVLWLWWDNTPSLADNTAKILAAGRITGLLAGYLMALVVLQMARVPALERRVGSDRVARWHAMSGRYTICLVIAHVFLTMWAYALQAGKTLGDVVQQTIDSVNTLPDMGKAAIGTGLLFFIAFISIGGIRRRIPYDTWYHVHLLTYAAVYLTFWHQITTGNEFAVEPSAKTFWYGLYGVVTALVVWYRILTPIRLNLRHRMYVEAVIEETPGIVSVLIGGRKLHRMGAEAGQFFRWRFKAPGMRFSSHPYSLSAAPRPDMLRITVKAIGDHTSRLRDLKPGTKVWAEGPYGAMTAQRRSRGKVLLVAGGVGITPMRALFETLPGASGDITLLYRANSTQDLALWDELAAIADERGARLMYAVNSPDGERPDISAERLLQKLPDIDKHDVFMCGPAGFAQSVYEALRGAGVPARRIHHESFEM, encoded by the coding sequence GTGACCACCACGCTCGCAGGCGGCCGTGCCGCTCGCCGCCAGACGATGCGCCGTATCCGCCCGCGCCGCTCACCGGCCGTCCCGCTGGTGATCGCCCTATGGGCGGGTGCGGCGGCGGTGCTGTGGCTGTGGTGGGACAACACGCCGTCCCTCGCGGACAACACCGCCAAGATCCTCGCCGCCGGGCGGATCACCGGTCTGCTGGCCGGTTATCTCATGGCGCTCGTCGTGCTGCAGATGGCCCGGGTGCCCGCGCTGGAGCGGCGGGTGGGCTCGGACCGGGTCGCGCGGTGGCACGCGATGAGCGGCCGCTACACGATCTGCCTGGTCATCGCGCACGTCTTCCTCACCATGTGGGCGTACGCGCTCCAGGCCGGCAAGACGCTCGGTGACGTCGTCCAGCAGACGATCGACTCGGTCAACACGCTGCCGGACATGGGAAAGGCGGCCATCGGCACCGGCCTGCTCTTCTTCATCGCGTTCATCTCGATCGGCGGGATCCGCCGCCGGATCCCGTACGACACCTGGTACCACGTGCACCTGCTCACGTACGCGGCGGTGTACCTGACGTTCTGGCACCAGATCACCACCGGCAACGAGTTCGCCGTCGAGCCGTCCGCGAAGACCTTCTGGTACGGGCTGTACGGGGTCGTGACCGCGCTGGTGGTCTGGTACCGGATCCTCACCCCGATCCGCCTCAACCTGCGGCACCGGATGTACGTCGAGGCCGTCATCGAGGAGACGCCGGGCATCGTGTCGGTGCTGATCGGCGGGCGCAAGCTGCACCGCATGGGTGCGGAGGCCGGGCAGTTCTTCCGGTGGCGGTTCAAAGCGCCGGGGATGAGGTTCAGTTCCCATCCCTACTCGTTGTCGGCTGCGCCTCGCCCCGACATGCTGCGGATCACGGTCAAGGCGATCGGCGACCACACCTCGCGGCTGCGCGACCTGAAGCCCGGCACCAAGGTGTGGGCCGAGGGGCCGTACGGCGCGATGACCGCCCAGCGCCGCAGCCGGGGCAAGGTGCTGCTGGTCGCGGGCGGGGTCGGCATCACGCCGATGCGGGCCCTGTTCGAGACCCTGCCCGGCGCGTCCGGCGACATCACCCTGCTCTACCGGGCCAACAGCACCCAGGACCTGGCGCTGTGGGACGAGCTCGCGGCCATCGCCGACGAGCGCGGTGCCCGGCTGATGTACGCGGTCAACAGCCCGGACGGCGAACGGCCGGACATCTCCGCGGAGCGGCTGCTCCAGAAGCTGCCGGACATCGACAAGCACGACGTGTTCATGTGCGGGCCGGCCGGCTTCGCGCAGTCCGTCTACGAAGCACTGCGCGGCGCGGGTGTGCCCGCCCGCCGCATCCATCACGAGTCGTTCGAGATGTGA
- a CDS encoding pyridoxamine 5'-phosphate oxidase family protein: protein MGKTYERIDGRLRTFIEEQPLFFTSTAPLSADGTVNLSPKGLRGSFAVLDELTLAYLDFAGSTAETIAHLRENGRITLMWCAFQGPPNIVRVHGRGEAVLRDDPRFKELLGHFPDIDPSLHGLRAIIVVRAELVRDSCGYAVPLMTYDEDRDLHARRFAREDDDSLSAYFAKKEHIATSLDGLPGLPLPLPPSSV, encoded by the coding sequence GTGGGCAAAACTTACGAACGCATAGACGGCAGGCTCCGCACCTTCATCGAGGAGCAGCCCCTCTTCTTCACCTCGACCGCTCCCCTGTCCGCCGACGGCACGGTCAACCTCTCCCCCAAGGGTCTGCGCGGCTCCTTCGCCGTCCTCGACGAACTCACCCTGGCCTACCTCGACTTCGCCGGCTCCACCGCCGAGACCATCGCGCATCTGCGGGAGAACGGCCGGATCACCCTCATGTGGTGCGCCTTCCAGGGCCCGCCCAACATCGTCCGCGTACACGGCCGCGGTGAGGCCGTCCTGCGCGACGACCCACGGTTCAAGGAGCTGCTCGGGCACTTTCCCGACATCGACCCGTCCCTGCACGGCCTGCGCGCGATCATCGTGGTGCGGGCCGAGCTCGTTCGCGACTCCTGCGGGTACGCGGTGCCCCTCATGACGTACGACGAGGACCGCGACCTGCACGCGAGGCGGTTCGCGCGCGAGGACGACGACTCGCTCAGCGCGTATTTCGCCAAGAAGGAGCACATCGCGACCAGCCTGGATGGCCTACCCGGGCTGCCGTTGCCGCTGCCTCCGTCTAGCGTCTGA
- a CDS encoding glycerophosphodiester phosphodiesterase, which yields MGTQENEQAGVTGRRTLLGAAVLGAGGAVLGLSGTARAAESRHGGGGGGLKSLPKPTIIGHRGASGYRPEHTLGSYQLALDLGADIVEAGDLVPTKDGHPVCRHEPEIGGTTDVADHPEFADRKKTKLLDGVSTTGWFTEDFTLAELKTLRATERIPANRPHNTLYNGRWEIPTFEEVLKWQDEQTRKRGKQVWIYPELKHPTYFRKLGLGLEERVAKVLHKHGKDRRNSPVVIQSFEPTSIQRLNKLVDNPLVVLLSGPTTRPWDFVETGDPRTVADLVKPAGLREIASYAQGIGPTLDLVIPKDANGNLTTPTTLVNDAHKVGLVLHPWTMRNENPFLPASFRKGTDADAYGDVFGAYKVYFATGIDGVFTDNPDTGVLAREDFVNG from the coding sequence ATGGGAACCCAGGAGAACGAGCAGGCGGGCGTGACCGGACGGCGGACGCTACTCGGCGCGGCCGTGCTCGGCGCGGGCGGAGCGGTCCTCGGACTGTCCGGTACGGCGAGAGCGGCCGAGAGCCGGCATGGTGGCGGCGGCGGTGGACTCAAGAGCCTGCCCAAGCCGACGATCATCGGCCACCGTGGGGCCAGCGGCTACCGGCCCGAGCACACCCTCGGCTCCTACCAGCTGGCCCTGGACCTGGGCGCCGACATCGTCGAGGCGGGCGACCTGGTGCCCACCAAGGACGGCCACCCGGTGTGCCGGCACGAGCCGGAGATCGGCGGCACGACCGATGTCGCGGACCATCCCGAGTTCGCCGACCGCAAGAAGACGAAGCTCCTCGACGGTGTCTCCACCACCGGCTGGTTCACCGAGGACTTCACGCTCGCCGAGCTGAAGACCCTGCGCGCGACCGAGCGCATCCCGGCCAACCGCCCGCACAACACCCTCTACAACGGCCGCTGGGAGATCCCTACCTTCGAAGAGGTCCTGAAGTGGCAGGACGAGCAGACCCGTAAGCGCGGCAAGCAGGTCTGGATCTACCCCGAGCTCAAGCACCCCACCTACTTCCGCAAGCTGGGCCTCGGCCTGGAGGAGCGGGTCGCCAAGGTGCTGCACAAGCACGGCAAGGACCGGCGGAACTCGCCGGTCGTCATCCAGTCCTTCGAGCCGACCAGCATCCAGCGCCTGAACAAGCTGGTCGACAACCCGCTGGTGGTCCTGCTCTCCGGCCCGACCACCCGCCCCTGGGACTTCGTCGAGACGGGCGACCCGCGCACGGTCGCCGACCTGGTCAAGCCGGCCGGCCTGAGGGAGATCGCCTCCTACGCCCAGGGCATCGGCCCCACCCTGGACCTGGTCATCCCGAAGGACGCGAACGGCAACCTCACCACGCCCACCACACTGGTGAACGACGCGCACAAGGTCGGTCTGGTCCTGCACCCCTGGACCATGCGCAACGAGAACCCCTTCCTCCCCGCGAGCTTCCGCAAGGGCACCGACGCGGACGCCTACGGCGACGTCTTCGGCGCCTACAAGGTCTACTTCGCGACCGGCATCGACGGCGTCTTCACCGACAACCCGGACACGGGCGTGCTGGCCCGCGAGGACTTCGTCAACGGCTGA
- a CDS encoding lysophospholipid acyltransferase family protein: protein MSRFALIKAVLGPIMRLMFRPQVEGAEHIPGDGPVILAGNHLTFIDSMILPLVCDRQVLFIGKDEYVTGKGLKGRLMAWFFTGVGMIPVDRDGGRGGVAALMTGRRILEEGKVFGIYPEGTRSPDGRLYRGRTGIARLTLMTGAPVVPFAMIGTDKIQPGGAGMPRPRKVTVRFGEAMEFSRYEGMDRDRYVLRAVTDSVMTEVMRLSGQEYVDMYASKAKEAA, encoded by the coding sequence TTGTCCCGCTTCGCGCTCATCAAGGCAGTGCTCGGACCGATCATGCGCCTGATGTTCCGCCCACAGGTGGAGGGCGCGGAGCACATCCCGGGCGACGGTCCGGTCATCCTGGCCGGCAACCACCTCACGTTCATCGACTCGATGATCCTGCCGCTGGTCTGCGACCGTCAGGTCCTCTTCATCGGCAAGGACGAGTACGTCACCGGCAAGGGCCTCAAGGGCCGCCTGATGGCCTGGTTCTTCACCGGCGTCGGCATGATCCCGGTCGACCGGGACGGCGGCCGGGGCGGTGTCGCGGCCCTGATGACCGGGCGCCGCATCCTGGAGGAGGGCAAGGTCTTCGGCATCTACCCCGAGGGCACGAGGTCTCCCGACGGGCGGCTGTACCGGGGCCGCACCGGCATCGCGCGGCTGACGCTGATGACCGGGGCGCCGGTCGTGCCGTTCGCCATGATCGGCACCGACAAGATCCAGCCGGGTGGGGCGGGGATGCCTCGGCCTCGTAAGGTGACGGTCCGCTTCGGCGAGGCCATGGAGTTCTCCCGGTACGAGGGGATGGACCGCGACCGTTATGTCCTGCGGGCGGTCACCGACTCGGTGATGACCGAGGTCATGCGGCTGTCCGGGCAGGAGTACGTGGACATGTACGCGAGCAAGGCCAAGGAAGCGGCGTAG
- a CDS encoding aldo/keto reductase: MPFARLATATTPTCHIGLGLAAVGRPGYINLGRDQDLGDNRSVETLRTRTHELLDAAYAQGVRYFDAARSYGRSEEFLADWLHARPDIDDIVVGSKWGYTYTADWSTDAEKHEVKDHTLPTYERQRAETDALLGDRLDLYQIHSVTPDSPALTDKDLHVRLAEAAAQGLTVGFSTSGPAQADAIRAALAVTVDGEPLFRTVQSTYNALETSAGPALAEAHDAGLTVIVKEGMANGRLADPYAPDALKAVAEETSLGCDAVALALILREPWAGVVLSGAATTVQLGSNLHAAVVDLDEGQLERLAALVEEPGAYWERRGQLPWH; encoded by the coding sequence ATGCCCTTCGCCCGCCTCGCCACAGCAACGACCCCGACCTGCCACATCGGCCTCGGTCTCGCTGCGGTCGGCCGCCCCGGCTACATCAACCTCGGCAGAGACCAGGACCTCGGAGACAACCGCAGCGTCGAAACGCTGCGCACCCGCACCCACGAACTCCTCGACGCCGCCTACGCCCAGGGCGTCCGCTACTTCGACGCCGCCCGCTCCTACGGCCGCTCCGAGGAGTTCCTCGCCGACTGGCTGCACGCCCGCCCCGACATCGACGACATCGTCGTAGGCAGCAAGTGGGGCTACACCTACACCGCCGACTGGTCCACCGACGCCGAGAAGCACGAGGTCAAGGACCACACGCTCCCGACGTACGAGCGCCAGCGCGCCGAGACCGACGCCCTCCTCGGCGACCGGCTCGACCTGTACCAGATCCACTCGGTGACCCCGGACAGCCCCGCCCTCACCGACAAGGACCTCCACGTCAGGCTGGCCGAAGCCGCCGCCCAGGGTCTCACCGTCGGCTTCTCCACCAGCGGCCCCGCCCAGGCCGACGCGATCCGGGCCGCCCTCGCCGTGACGGTCGACGGCGAGCCCCTCTTCCGTACCGTCCAGTCGACGTACAACGCCCTGGAGACCTCGGCCGGCCCCGCCCTCGCCGAGGCTCACGACGCCGGGCTCACGGTGATCGTCAAGGAGGGCATGGCCAACGGGCGGCTCGCGGACCCGTACGCGCCGGACGCGCTGAAGGCCGTAGCCGAAGAAACGTCCCTCGGCTGCGACGCCGTCGCCCTCGCCCTGATCCTGCGCGAGCCCTGGGCCGGAGTGGTCCTCTCCGGTGCGGCGACGACCGTACAGCTCGGGTCCAACCTGCACGCCGCCGTGGTCGACCTCGACGAAGGCCAGCTGGAACGGCTCGCCGCGCTGGTCGAGGAGCCGGGCGCCTACTGGGAGCGGCGCGGGCAGCTGCCCTGGCACTGA
- a CDS encoding RNA polymerase sigma factor, whose product MTDDLVAALRPLLLAEASAEAHASGTEPGDLEQAVWLRLLERLDSDGPPVDPQGWLRRAVRSEARRSRRTTRRERPYETEPAADTDRHDPEHLALAAARRRDLREAVRRLPGRCPRLMEALLSPNDLTYREIAGELGISQGSLGPERSRCLGCLRRLLAPEVAARGARG is encoded by the coding sequence ATGACGGACGACCTGGTTGCCGCCCTGCGCCCGCTGCTCCTCGCGGAGGCCTCCGCCGAGGCACACGCCTCCGGAACGGAGCCGGGCGACCTGGAGCAGGCGGTCTGGCTCCGCCTCCTGGAACGCCTCGACTCGGACGGCCCGCCCGTGGACCCGCAGGGCTGGCTGCGCAGGGCCGTCCGCTCCGAGGCGCGCCGAAGCCGCCGTACGACACGACGGGAACGGCCGTACGAGACCGAGCCCGCCGCCGACACCGATCGCCACGACCCCGAACACCTGGCCCTCGCGGCCGCCCGCCGCCGAGACCTGCGCGAAGCGGTGCGCCGCCTCCCTGGCCGCTGCCCCCGCCTCATGGAGGCCCTGCTCTCCCCGAACGACCTGACATACCGGGAAATCGCGGGGGAGTTGGGTATCTCACAGGGCAGTCTCGGGCCGGAACGTTCCAGATGCCTGGGATGTCTGCGTCGATTGCTCGCGCCGGAGGTTGCGGCCCGCGGAGCGCGGGGATAG
- a CDS encoding MFS transporter, translating into MTSTLQSATTTEAVKRPGRWLALSVLVLAVLLVAVDATVLGLATPYISEDLKPSGTQLLWIGDVYSFVIAGLLVSMGSLGDRIGRKRILLVGATAFGAISVLNAYATTPELMILARALLGVAGATLMPATLALIRNLFHDPRERSLAVGIWGATASAGTAVGPIVGGFLLEHFWWGSVFLINLPVMVVLVLVGIKLLPESRNPSSGPWDMVSVALSLVGMVGIVYAVKEAATHGFTWATLAVGLLGAAALYGFVRRQFTLPTPLLDMRLFRHRGFSGAVLADLLTILGLSGLVFFLSQFLQLVQGRGPFEAGLAELPAAIGAVVAGLLAGRAARRFSVRVVVSGGLAAIGLALAALTVIDRSTGYPLLGAALLVVGVGAGFSFTVTSDVILSSVPKEHAGAASAVSETAYELGAALGIAVLGSIVTGVYRDFTGPAGTPPEAHESLGGAVEAAAGMPAQTSEAMLDAARSSFVDGLALAAGVGAAVLLAAALAACFLLRGQRLDDRP; encoded by the coding sequence ATGACCAGCACCCTGCAGTCGGCAACCACGACCGAGGCGGTGAAGCGCCCGGGCCGCTGGCTCGCGCTGTCCGTCCTCGTGCTCGCCGTGCTGCTGGTGGCCGTGGACGCGACCGTCCTCGGCCTCGCGACCCCCTACATCAGCGAGGACCTGAAGCCCTCCGGCACCCAGCTGCTGTGGATAGGCGACGTCTACTCGTTCGTCATCGCAGGTCTGCTGGTGTCGATGGGCAGCCTCGGCGACCGCATCGGCCGCAAGCGGATCCTGCTCGTCGGCGCCACGGCGTTCGGCGCGATATCCGTGCTCAACGCGTATGCGACGACACCTGAACTGATGATCCTGGCCCGGGCGTTGCTCGGTGTCGCGGGCGCCACCTTGATGCCCGCCACGCTCGCCCTGATCCGCAACCTCTTCCACGACCCGCGCGAACGCAGCCTCGCCGTCGGCATCTGGGGCGCCACCGCCTCCGCCGGTACGGCCGTCGGCCCCATCGTCGGTGGCTTCCTGCTCGAACACTTCTGGTGGGGCTCGGTCTTCCTGATCAACCTGCCGGTGATGGTGGTCCTCGTCCTCGTCGGCATCAAGCTGCTGCCCGAATCGCGGAACCCGAGTTCCGGCCCGTGGGACATGGTCAGCGTCGCACTGTCCCTCGTCGGCATGGTCGGCATCGTGTACGCCGTCAAGGAGGCCGCCACACACGGCTTCACGTGGGCCACGCTCGCCGTGGGTCTGCTGGGCGCGGCCGCGCTGTACGGCTTCGTCCGCCGTCAGTTCACCCTGCCGACCCCGCTGCTGGACATGCGGCTGTTCCGCCACCGCGGCTTCAGCGGTGCGGTGCTAGCCGACCTGCTGACCATCCTCGGCCTGTCCGGCCTGGTGTTCTTCCTCTCCCAGTTCCTGCAACTCGTGCAGGGCAGGGGCCCGTTCGAGGCGGGTCTGGCCGAACTGCCCGCGGCGATCGGCGCGGTGGTGGCCGGCCTGCTCGCCGGCCGCGCGGCCCGGCGCTTCTCGGTACGGGTCGTCGTCTCCGGCGGCCTGGCGGCGATCGGCCTCGCCCTGGCCGCGCTCACGGTGATCGACCGCTCGACGGGGTATCCGCTGCTCGGCGCGGCCCTCCTGGTGGTCGGCGTCGGCGCGGGCTTCTCGTTCACGGTGACGTCCGACGTGATCCTCTCCAGCGTGCCGAAGGAGCATGCGGGGGCGGCGTCCGCGGTATCGGAGACGGCGTACGAGCTGGGAGCGGCCCTGGGGATCGCCGTACTGGGTTCGATCGTGACCGGTGTGTACCGGGACTTCACCGGCCCGGCGGGCACTCCGCCGGAGGCACACGAGTCACTGGGCGGCGCGGTGGAAGCGGCGGCGGGGATGCCGGCGCAGACGTCCGAGGCGATGCTGGACGCGGCCCGCAGCTCCTTCGTGGACGGGCTTGCGCTCGCGGCGGGCGTCGGGGCGGCCGTACTGCTCGCGGCGGCGCTGGCAGCATGCTTCCTCCTCCGCGGCCAACGGCTGGACGACCGACCTTAA
- a CDS encoding TetR/AcrR family transcriptional regulator, producing MAVDPEHVLRSAAALLTRKSTATMDEVARAAGISRATLHRHFAGRDALVRALEALGIAECEAAVDAALLDEGAASDAVRRLVRAIEPAAGLLAFLYTENQLFEGEEQNEGWSRIDSRIAALFRRGQENGEFRIDLTPAWLTEALFGLLASGAWVVQSGKVAPKDFHHMIVELLLGGALRREGS from the coding sequence ATGGCCGTCGATCCTGAGCACGTGCTCCGCAGTGCCGCAGCCCTGCTGACCCGCAAATCCACCGCGACCATGGACGAGGTCGCCAGGGCCGCCGGGATCAGCCGGGCCACGCTGCACCGGCACTTCGCCGGGCGCGACGCGCTCGTGCGGGCGCTGGAGGCGCTCGGTATCGCGGAGTGTGAGGCAGCGGTGGACGCGGCGCTGCTGGACGAAGGGGCGGCGAGTGACGCCGTACGACGCCTCGTCCGCGCGATCGAGCCCGCCGCCGGACTCCTCGCTTTCCTCTACACCGAGAACCAGCTGTTCGAAGGCGAGGAGCAGAACGAGGGTTGGTCGAGGATCGACAGCCGTATCGCCGCGCTGTTCCGGCGCGGACAGGAGAACGGCGAGTTCCGGATCGACCTCACGCCCGCGTGGCTCACCGAAGCCCTGTTCGGGCTGCTCGCCTCCGGCGCCTGGGTCGTGCAGAGCGGCAAGGTCGCCCCCAAGGACTTTCACCACATGATCGTCGAGCTGCTGCTCGGCGGCGCACTCAGAAGAGAGGGATCATGA